In the Callospermophilus lateralis isolate mCalLat2 chromosome 7, mCalLat2.hap1, whole genome shotgun sequence genome, CGCAGGacccctattctctctctctccttctctctaaaTCTCTTCCCCGCATCCTAGTTCCCATTCTTCCTTCCCTCTATTCACTATTAAATAAATGAGATGATGGATGCTTTTTCAGACTGGATGCTTCTCCAGGCCTCTGCTGAGGAGGTGTTGGAAGGGGAGTCGCTCTTCCTCAGGTGCCATGGTTGGAGGAACTGGAAGATCAAAAAGGTGATCTACTACAAGGATGACATGGCTCTCAAGTACTCCTACGAGAACAAAGTGTTCTCCATTACAAATGCCTCACTTAACGACAGTGGCAGCTATTTCTGTAAGGGCCTACTTCAGAAGCAGCCCTGTGTCTCTGAGCCCCTTCGAATTACAGTGATAAAAGGTGAGttggtaaaggaaaaaaaaaaaaagaagtagtccACAGCAGGGAAGGAAGAGAGGACATCTGAGCCTAAAGTCTTTGCAGCTTTTAGAATGGGATCAGCTGtggtaggtaggaaaggctactaGACTTACCACGAGGAGACATAAGACATAGCATGCATCGCAGGCACAGATTCCTTAGTTGTTAAATGATGGTAACTGCCCACACTCTGGGATTCAAATGAATAATGCGATCACGTTTGTTTAAaagactttattttaaaaaaaagtctttgtAACTTGGAATTTGatgtttatgcttttttttttcttggaataaTCATAATTATGTCTAAAAAATGCATGATGCCAAAAGTTAGAGTTAAACTCTGATGGCAGTTCCCTGTTTAAAAGAGAGCTATCTATCTAATGGCCATGCAACTACTCCAAATCTTTATTTTATCCAGAGGTCGTGCAAGAAATGATAGGTTATTGATTGAGAAACAAGGCAGACTTAACAGGTTATGAAGATTATTTTGATCTCAAATTCATTGGTTGCTCCTGAGGAAAGAACTTATGTTGAAGAtggagatttttaaatatttcaaattttaaagagAGCTCTAGGTTGAAGGaacaaacaaaagatgtgaagAGATGGAAGAGTTGATCCTAGCTTACAAGGTCTAGGAAATGAAGCCAACCAGTTAGTAAGCTGTGTGCCTGTATTCTGGGAATGAGGGACTGGGCTGGATGGATACAGAGCTGGCAGGTGGGCTACCTCTGTGGCCTGTAAGAGAAACAGCTCTTTCCAGACTTCATATACCAGGAAGGAACTGAAATATTCTCCTTGCAAGGtggaaattagattttttttccccttggcatGTTCATAATTATGTCCATAAAACATGAGGCTAAAGGTCAGGTTAAGCCCTCATGGCAGTTCTCTGCTAATTTGAGAGCAAAGTGTTGTCCAATTGTCCCAGGACTTCCAAGATCTTCATGTGTAAGTTGAGGGGTGGGTCTAGACTCCACTAGAATCACTTGAGGAATTTCAAGAGAGATTGATGTCCCTGTCTTATCTTTTAACATTCTGGTAGAATTGATTTTGGGTGGGGTTGGTAATGTCTAGCTAGCATTGAGAAACACTGGTCTAGGTGACCTCCAAGTCATTTCGAGCTATAATATTTTGCAGCTTTCAAATTCTAGAATAATCGCAAAATCAGTGTTGTGTAAATAAAATCACAGAGTTGTGAAATAGTAGAATTGGAAGGCAGTATGACTACTCCAGTAGCTCCATTTTACCCAGTAATCATGCAAGAAACCATAGTCTACTGATTAAGAAACAAGGCACCGGTGAACACTGGTTTCACTTTGTCTCCTTTCGGCTTTCAAATCATATATGGATGCTGGTCATGTCAGATCCAGGAAAGAGGCCATTTTTCCTATGACTTTCCTGTTAGTCACACTGGGTAGAAGAACGGTGAGATGGGGATTATTAGCAAATACTTAGCCCTCCTGAGTGTTCCAGGGAGTATATCCTGTGGAACTCAATCCCCCAGGtgttttctctctgttccttaATATCATATCACACTAAAGATGGGGGGGCCATGGTTGACCCTTCTCTTAAGGAAGTGAAGCTCTGACACAAATTTTGTCAAGATCTAACACAAATTTTGTCTCTtgttgcatctctgttctacgcTAGCATACCGGACTAAGTACATGTGGCTGCAAATTATTGTCCCCTTGTTGGTGGCGACTCTGTTTGCTGTGGACACAGGACTGTTTTTCTTGACGGAGCAGCAGTTTAAATCTCTCTTGAAGATTAAGGAAACTGAAAAAGTCAACAAACCTAGGAAGTCGCTTCCTAAGCCAGATCCTGAAAAGAGCTGATGTCATTTCTTAAGGGAGAATTGGCAACAGCAATATTTTACTGCACCAGCAATTGCTTCTCCATTGTCAGACGCAACTCAGGATGTTCACAGAAGCCTATGTTTGAGGATTTGCAGAATTATTTAATTAAACCAACTGTACCTGGTTTAACTGGCATGTAATacttaagtgctcaataaatattatttgaaTAATTGAATAATGGGTATACTCATTTATAGCATTTGTGAAAGAGAAGCACAATTTGAATAAAATAACTATGAAGCTAGGTAACATGAGGCTTCTAGGGATCTTTGTTCGTTTgctcatttattttcttctagaagcaagaaccatgaaaacatagattaaaaaattc is a window encoding:
- the Fcer1a gene encoding high affinity immunoglobulin epsilon receptor subunit alpha, with the translated sequence MPAAMGGCAPLCIALLLFSLAGTLTGNRKSILTLNPPWNRIFRGENVTLECKRNNSTEDSHTVWTHNGTISEVTASKWSIVNATYQHSGIYTCHGRNFYKSKPVYLEVISDWMLLQASAEEVLEGESLFLRCHGWRNWKIKKVIYYKDDMALKYSYENKVFSITNASLNDSGSYFCKGLLQKQPCVSEPLRITVIKAYRTKYMWLQIIVPLLVATLFAVDTGLFFLTEQQFKSLLKIKETEKVNKPRKSLPKPDPEKS